The Agromyces mariniharenae genome includes a window with the following:
- a CDS encoding flavin-containing monooxygenase, producing MNETFDHMDETDRALDAVVIGGGQAGLAIGYHLAQQGRDFVILDERARVGDAWRTRWDSLRLFTPARYDGLPGMPFPGDGLAFPTKDELADYLEAYAERNALPIRLGVHVDGVRREDGVYTITAGDRRWTAERVIITTGAFHEPRTPDVAGELGPSIVQLHSAEYRNPGQLQPGPVLVVGLGNSGAEIALELSRTHPTSVSGTPSGELPVRHGRAAARFVLPVVRFAGLHVVTLGTPIGRRVIPKLSAHASPLIRTRRKELAGAGVASVGRVTGASNGLPVVDGRELAVANVIWCTGYRSDFGWLQVPAFDETGAFRQWRGVVASVPGLYVLGLDFMYSLNSESLPGTVRDAAYLARRIAAERRAAVARPRAAAVPASS from the coding sequence ATGAACGAGACATTCGACCACATGGACGAGACCGATCGAGCGCTCGACGCCGTCGTCATCGGCGGAGGCCAGGCCGGACTCGCAATCGGCTACCACCTCGCGCAGCAGGGTCGCGACTTCGTGATCCTCGACGAACGGGCGCGCGTCGGCGACGCATGGCGCACGCGCTGGGACTCACTGCGCCTGTTCACTCCCGCGCGGTACGACGGGCTGCCCGGCATGCCGTTCCCGGGCGACGGGCTCGCCTTCCCGACCAAGGACGAGCTTGCCGACTACCTCGAGGCGTACGCCGAACGGAATGCGCTCCCGATCCGGCTCGGCGTGCACGTCGACGGTGTCCGCCGCGAGGACGGCGTCTACACGATCACCGCGGGCGATCGTCGATGGACCGCGGAGCGCGTGATCATCACCACCGGTGCGTTCCACGAGCCGAGGACGCCCGACGTCGCAGGCGAGCTCGGGCCGTCCATCGTGCAGCTGCACTCCGCCGAGTACCGCAATCCCGGCCAGCTGCAGCCCGGACCGGTCCTCGTCGTCGGGCTCGGCAACTCGGGTGCCGAGATCGCCCTCGAGCTCAGCCGTACGCACCCCACCAGCGTCTCGGGGACGCCGAGCGGCGAACTGCCCGTGCGCCACGGGCGCGCGGCGGCACGGTTCGTCCTCCCGGTCGTGAGGTTCGCCGGGCTGCACGTGGTCACGCTCGGGACGCCAATCGGGCGGCGCGTCATCCCGAAGCTCTCGGCCCACGCGTCGCCGCTGATCCGCACCCGGCGGAAGGAACTCGCCGGCGCAGGGGTGGCGTCGGTCGGCCGTGTGACCGGCGCCAGCAACGGCCTCCCCGTCGTCGACGGACGGGAGCTCGCCGTGGCGAACGTGATCTGGTGCACCGGATACCGCAGCGACTTCGGATGGCTGCAGGTCCCCGCATTCGATGAGACCGGAGCCTTCCGGCAGTGGCGAGGCGTCGTGGCGTCGGTCCCCGGGCTCTACGTGCTCGGCCTGGACTTCATGTACTCGCTCAATTCGGAGAGCCTTCCCGGCACCGTCCGCGACGCGGCGTACCTCGCCCGGCGCATCGCAGCCGAGCGCCGTGCTGCGGTGGCCCGTCCGCGCGCGGCGGCCGTGCCGGCATCCTCGTGA
- a CDS encoding response regulator transcription factor, which yields MDASTALDRGRTAYLEHRWTDAVIGLDAADRATATTALDLEQLATAALLVGRFEESVEWRTRAHEAFLADGDLDDAIRCAVWLGMEFMYVGQLAQGGGWFARAQRLLEEHPEGRPDHGFLFIPEGLAALYGGDGARAAASFSRAAELARTAKDADLVALGELGMGQSEIMLGRSAEGLARLDEVMVAVTAGELSPVPSGIVYCEVLQCCRQTFDVRRAHEWTRALDRWCAERPDMVAFSGQCHSHRAELFLLHGAWADALAAAELARELSELGDPNGMFGACYQIGEVHRLRGEPDAAAAAYEQAARTGFEPQPGLALLRLAQGEPDVARAMVVAAAERLDPAERRWLLPATVEIQLGVGDVAAAREVADELRELSRSSPMPMLLAVVEQADAAVRLAEGDARGALTASRRAWARWRDLDVPYEAARCRLIAARACRALDDEASAAMELDAARVALADLGAGQALAAAEAEWSTEPTPQPGGLSAREAEVLRLVAAGETNREIASDLFLSEKTVERHLSNIFGKLGVSSRSAATAFAFRHGVAD from the coding sequence ATGGACGCGTCGACCGCCCTCGACCGAGGACGCACCGCCTACCTCGAACACCGCTGGACCGACGCCGTCATCGGCCTGGATGCGGCCGATCGCGCGACCGCGACCACCGCACTCGACCTCGAGCAGCTCGCGACCGCGGCCCTCCTGGTCGGGCGGTTCGAGGAGAGCGTCGAGTGGCGCACCCGGGCGCACGAGGCGTTCCTGGCGGATGGAGACCTGGACGACGCGATCCGCTGCGCGGTCTGGCTCGGGATGGAGTTCATGTACGTCGGGCAGCTGGCGCAGGGCGGCGGCTGGTTCGCGCGGGCGCAGCGACTGCTGGAGGAGCATCCCGAGGGTCGCCCCGACCACGGGTTCCTCTTCATCCCCGAAGGGCTTGCTGCCCTCTACGGCGGCGACGGCGCGCGCGCGGCGGCATCGTTCTCGCGCGCAGCGGAGCTCGCCCGCACGGCGAAGGACGCCGACCTCGTCGCGCTCGGCGAGCTCGGCATGGGCCAGTCGGAGATCATGCTCGGCCGGTCGGCGGAGGGTCTCGCCCGGCTCGACGAGGTGATGGTCGCCGTCACGGCCGGTGAGCTCTCGCCCGTTCCCTCGGGCATCGTCTACTGCGAGGTCCTGCAGTGCTGCCGGCAGACGTTCGACGTGCGGCGCGCCCACGAGTGGACCCGGGCGCTCGACCGGTGGTGCGCCGAACGACCCGACATGGTCGCGTTCAGCGGGCAGTGCCACTCGCACCGGGCCGAGCTCTTCCTCCTGCACGGCGCCTGGGCGGACGCGCTCGCCGCGGCGGAGCTGGCGCGGGAGCTCTCGGAGCTCGGCGACCCCAACGGCATGTTCGGGGCGTGCTACCAGATCGGGGAGGTGCATCGGCTGCGCGGTGAGCCGGATGCCGCGGCGGCGGCGTACGAGCAGGCCGCACGCACGGGCTTCGAGCCGCAGCCCGGCCTCGCCCTGCTGCGGCTGGCGCAGGGGGAGCCCGACGTCGCGCGCGCCATGGTCGTCGCCGCGGCGGAACGACTGGATCCGGCGGAGCGCCGCTGGCTGCTCCCCGCGACCGTCGAGATCCAGCTCGGCGTGGGCGACGTCGCCGCCGCGCGTGAGGTGGCCGACGAGCTGCGGGAGCTGAGCCGATCGAGCCCGATGCCGATGCTGCTGGCGGTCGTCGAGCAGGCCGACGCGGCCGTGCGGCTCGCCGAGGGCGATGCTCGTGGCGCGCTGACGGCGTCGCGGCGGGCATGGGCTCGCTGGCGCGACCTCGACGTCCCCTACGAGGCGGCGCGGTGCCGGCTGATCGCGGCCCGGGCGTGCCGTGCCCTCGACGACGAGGCATCCGCGGCGATGGAGCTCGACGCGGCACGCGTCGCGCTCGCCGACCTGGGCGCCGGGCAGGCGCTCGCCGCGGCGGAGGCCGAGTGGTCGACAGAGCCGACGCCGCAGCCGGGCGGACTGTCCGCCAGGGAGGCCGAGGTGCTGCGGCTCGTGGCGGCGGGCGAGACCAACCGCGAGATCGCGAGCGACCTCTTCCTCAGCGAGAAGACGGTCGAGCGGCACCTCAGCAACATCTTCGGCAAGCTCGGCGTGTCCTCGCGGTCGGCCGCGACCGCGTTCGCGTTCCGGCACGGCGTCGCCGACTGA
- a CDS encoding APC family permease, with protein sequence MSEPAKPADLGDGEHLNVLGYQDEFNRSMSLWANFALGFTYLSPLVGVYSLFALALTVGGPPSIWWIVIVGAGQLLVSLVFGEVVSQYPIHGGIYPWARRLWGRRYAWMAAWVYIWAMIVTITAVAEYGSGFAASLFGVEANPTTGLVLTLALLLIALAINFTGTKWLARVARIGLAAELIGVIGLGLYLLVFQRKQEFSIFFDTMGVQGDGSYLPAFIGAALAGLFLFYGFEACGDVAEEVENPARRIPKAMILTILVGGVSALFSFGGYVLAAPDLQAIVSGEDADPIPAILESTLGPVGAKLFLVVAITAFLSCVLSLQAAASRLLFSFARDGMLPGHRWLSKVSERSKVPTNALIVACTVPALIAVLVWLNADLLYPVTAFAVLGIYVAFQMVVLASLRQRFRGWKPAGPFSLGRWGMVVNVLALAYGIFAMYLLAAPGASGDVFTDWVVLIGLGVVLATGFAYLFLARPDRKSDAPAGDAIEVADRLRAHRGEFAEAPSIVN encoded by the coding sequence ATGTCCGAACCCGCCAAGCCCGCCGACCTCGGCGACGGCGAGCACCTGAACGTCCTCGGCTACCAGGACGAGTTCAACCGCTCCATGAGCCTCTGGGCGAACTTCGCCCTCGGCTTCACCTACCTGTCGCCGCTCGTCGGCGTCTACTCGCTCTTCGCGCTCGCGCTCACCGTCGGCGGACCGCCCTCCATCTGGTGGATCGTCATCGTCGGCGCCGGACAGCTGCTCGTCTCGCTCGTGTTCGGCGAGGTCGTGTCCCAGTACCCGATCCACGGCGGCATCTACCCATGGGCACGCCGCCTGTGGGGTCGCCGCTACGCCTGGATGGCCGCGTGGGTCTACATCTGGGCCATGATCGTGACGATCACCGCCGTCGCCGAGTACGGGTCGGGCTTCGCCGCGAGCCTGTTCGGCGTCGAAGCGAATCCGACCACGGGGCTCGTGCTCACCCTCGCCCTGCTGCTCATCGCGCTCGCGATCAACTTCACCGGCACGAAGTGGCTGGCCCGCGTCGCGCGCATCGGCCTCGCGGCCGAGCTCATCGGCGTCATCGGCCTGGGCCTGTACCTGCTGGTCTTCCAGCGCAAGCAGGAGTTCAGCATCTTCTTCGACACGATGGGGGTGCAGGGGGACGGCAGCTACCTGCCGGCCTTCATCGGTGCCGCGCTCGCCGGCCTGTTCCTCTTCTACGGCTTCGAGGCGTGCGGCGACGTCGCCGAGGAGGTCGAGAACCCGGCACGACGCATCCCGAAGGCGATGATCCTGACGATCCTCGTCGGCGGTGTCTCCGCGCTGTTCTCCTTCGGCGGCTACGTGCTCGCCGCGCCCGACCTGCAGGCCATCGTCTCCGGCGAGGACGCCGACCCCATCCCCGCGATCCTCGAGTCGACGCTCGGCCCGGTCGGGGCGAAGCTGTTCCTCGTCGTCGCGATCACGGCCTTCCTGTCGTGCGTGCTCAGCCTGCAGGCCGCCGCGAGCCGCCTCCTGTTCTCCTTCGCACGCGACGGGATGCTCCCGGGCCACCGCTGGCTGTCGAAGGTGTCGGAGCGCAGCAAGGTCCCGACGAACGCGCTCATCGTCGCCTGCACGGTGCCCGCGCTCATCGCGGTCCTGGTCTGGCTGAACGCCGACCTGCTCTACCCCGTCACGGCGTTCGCAGTGCTCGGCATCTACGTCGCCTTCCAGATGGTCGTGCTCGCATCGCTGCGGCAGCGCTTCCGCGGCTGGAAGCCCGCCGGCCCGTTCTCGCTCGGCCGCTGGGGCATGGTGGTGAACGTCCTCGCGCTCGCGTACGGGATCTTCGCGATGTACCTGCTCGCGGCTCCCGGCGCATCGGGCGACGTCTTCACCGACTGGGTGGTCCTCATCGGCCTCGGGGTCGTGCTCGCGACCGGGTTCGCGTACCTGTTCCTCGCGCGACCCGACCGCAAATCCGACGCGCCCGCCGGCGACGCGATCGAGGTCGCGGATCGCCTCAGGGCGCACCGCGGCGAGTTCGCCGAGGCGCCCTCGATCGTGAACTGA
- a CDS encoding alpha/beta fold hydrolase, producing the protein MRTVRVDGLDLAYRRNGRGIPLLFLHDAFGDSRAWTEESERLADRADVVAWDAPGCGGSSDVPIGWTDEDWADAIAGFVDALGLDRPVICGLSLGSVLALLAVRDHPRLARGLILAGPFAGWAGSLPATEVERRIRDLEATVDVPAAEWAEEFLHSAFRADASPERLASARAALLEWRPQTTAAMLEALGRLDLRSSLPRIDVPTLVVHGGADRRRPFTAAIAIAQAIPHARLVELAGLGHDCCGEAEFIRAVERFLDGLGDEAAA; encoded by the coding sequence ATGCGCACCGTGCGGGTCGACGGCCTCGACCTCGCCTATCGCCGGAACGGACGCGGCATCCCGCTCCTGTTCCTGCACGACGCCTTCGGCGACTCGCGCGCCTGGACCGAGGAGTCGGAGCGCCTCGCCGATCGCGCGGACGTCGTCGCGTGGGACGCCCCGGGATGCGGCGGCTCCTCCGACGTCCCGATCGGATGGACCGACGAGGACTGGGCGGACGCGATCGCGGGCTTCGTCGACGCGCTCGGCCTCGACCGGCCCGTGATCTGCGGACTCTCGCTCGGATCCGTGCTCGCCCTGCTCGCGGTGCGCGACCATCCCCGCCTCGCGCGGGGCCTCATCCTCGCGGGTCCGTTCGCCGGCTGGGCCGGGTCGCTTCCGGCCACCGAGGTGGAGCGGCGCATCCGCGACCTCGAGGCCACGGTCGACGTGCCGGCCGCCGAGTGGGCGGAGGAGTTCCTGCACAGCGCATTCCGAGCGGATGCCTCGCCCGAGCGCCTCGCGTCGGCTCGCGCAGCCCTGCTCGAGTGGCGGCCGCAGACGACCGCGGCGATGCTCGAAGCCCTGGGCCGGCTCGACCTGCGCTCGAGCCTCCCCCGCATCGACGTGCCCACGCTCGTCGTGCACGGCGGCGCCGACCGGCGCAGGCCGTTCACCGCGGCGATCGCCATCGCGCAGGCGATCCCGCACGCTCGGCTCGTGGAGCTCGCGGGCCTCGGCCACGACTGCTGCGGCGAGGCCGAGTTCATCCGTGCCGTCGAGCGATTCCTCGACGGCCTCGGCGACGAGGCCGCGGCCTAG
- a CDS encoding iron chaperone — protein sequence MDIPLVAGTVSTVAFAVSNLPMLRKALRTRDVSSYSVSSMAMINAANAIYSLYVFSLPVGPIWALHTFYLVSCGIMLVLCLRAARRTPGVPCDVMGEMSDYIAGLEEPERDLIERIRARAVSLVPEAVEGVSYGMPALRYRDSPLLSLMSTKDHIGLYPFSPEVVSSVQGELEGWSWSKGTIRFTPEHPLPESLVDRIILLRRDQIDAAKKR from the coding sequence ATGGACATCCCGTTGGTCGCCGGCACGGTCTCGACCGTGGCCTTCGCGGTCAGCAACCTGCCGATGCTGCGCAAGGCGCTGCGCACGCGGGACGTCTCCTCGTACAGCGTCTCGAGCATGGCGATGATCAACGCCGCGAACGCGATCTACTCGCTCTACGTGTTCAGCCTGCCGGTCGGCCCGATCTGGGCATTGCACACGTTCTACCTCGTCTCGTGCGGCATCATGCTCGTGCTCTGCCTGCGGGCGGCGCGTCGCACCCCGGGCGTACCATGTGACGTCATGGGGGAGATGAGCGACTACATCGCGGGACTCGAGGAGCCCGAGCGCGACCTGATCGAGCGGATCCGGGCGAGGGCCGTGTCGCTCGTGCCCGAGGCGGTCGAGGGCGTGAGCTACGGCATGCCGGCGCTGCGGTACCGCGACTCGCCGCTGCTCAGCCTCATGTCCACGAAGGACCACATCGGCCTCTACCCGTTCAGCCCCGAGGTCGTCTCGTCGGTGCAGGGCGAGCTCGAGGGCTGGTCGTGGTCGAAGGGCACCATCCGGTTCACGCCCGAGCATCCGCTGCCCGAATCGCTCGTCGACCGCATCATCCTGCTGCGCCGCGACCAGATCGACGCCGCGAAGAAGCGCTGA
- a CDS encoding response regulator transcription factor, translating to MTSSALEAGRAAAAERRWADAYERLSVADAVDGLGAADLELLAEVTLLRGEPQEAVDALSRAYEAHLAAGRTVGAARAAGWLSLWLIELGDFSRCVVWASRAMHLVKAMEQPGALAGFVRLAPAVAQLGSGDPAEARRISEEVLAIGEQADDRELIANASLCLGKSLIELGEVAEGFACFDRAMSSIAAGEVTPVASGVVACAVISDALMASDLERAAAWTAALDEWCRGQPELVTFSGQRHALEAALLIARGAWAEADTAAELALSRFRAGDYRAVYGAPYQLAELARLRGAFHSAEASYRRAGESGWEPQPGLALLHLAAGRTRQAQDEIRRIAAGVDPFTRRYLLPAVVEIELAAGDVGAAGRAVAELRESGGPMPTPTLQAIIAAAEARVLLAEDDAAAALDAARAAVDAWRATGATYELARSRVVAGRALAALGDRDAAEAEFRGAREVFRALGADPALAELAGLTGDRPSGALTAREVEVLRLVSTGLTNRAIGERLSLSEKTVARHLSNIFGKLGLSSRAGATAYAYENGLV from the coding sequence ATGACGTCGAGCGCACTCGAGGCGGGCCGCGCGGCCGCGGCGGAGCGGCGCTGGGCGGACGCGTACGAGCGGCTCTCGGTCGCCGACGCCGTCGACGGCCTCGGGGCGGCCGACCTCGAGCTGCTCGCTGAGGTCACGCTGCTCCGCGGAGAGCCCCAGGAGGCGGTCGACGCGCTGTCGCGCGCGTACGAGGCCCACCTCGCGGCGGGGCGCACCGTCGGGGCGGCGCGTGCCGCGGGATGGCTGTCGCTCTGGCTGATCGAGCTGGGCGACTTCTCGCGCTGCGTCGTCTGGGCTTCGCGGGCGATGCACCTCGTCAAGGCCATGGAGCAGCCGGGCGCGCTCGCGGGGTTCGTCCGGCTGGCGCCCGCGGTGGCGCAGCTCGGCAGCGGCGACCCCGCCGAGGCGAGGCGCATCAGCGAGGAGGTCCTCGCGATCGGCGAGCAGGCGGACGATCGCGAGCTCATCGCAAATGCGTCGCTGTGCCTCGGGAAGTCGCTCATCGAGCTGGGCGAGGTCGCCGAGGGATTCGCCTGCTTCGACCGCGCCATGTCCTCGATCGCCGCCGGCGAGGTCACGCCCGTGGCATCCGGCGTCGTCGCCTGCGCCGTGATCTCCGACGCGCTCATGGCCTCCGACCTCGAGCGCGCTGCCGCCTGGACGGCGGCCCTCGACGAATGGTGCCGCGGCCAGCCCGAGCTCGTGACGTTCAGCGGGCAGCGCCACGCCCTCGAGGCCGCCCTCCTGATCGCGCGCGGGGCCTGGGCCGAGGCCGACACGGCCGCCGAGCTGGCGCTCTCGCGTTTCCGCGCCGGCGACTACCGGGCGGTCTACGGCGCGCCGTACCAGCTCGCCGAGCTCGCACGCCTGCGCGGCGCGTTCCACTCCGCCGAGGCCTCCTACCGACGGGCCGGCGAGTCGGGGTGGGAGCCGCAGCCCGGTCTCGCGTTGCTCCACCTCGCCGCAGGGCGCACCCGACAGGCGCAGGACGAGATCCGACGCATCGCCGCGGGCGTCGATCCGTTCACCCGGCGGTACCTGCTGCCCGCCGTCGTCGAGATCGAGCTCGCAGCGGGGGATGTCGGAGCGGCCGGCCGCGCCGTCGCCGAGCTCCGCGAGTCGGGCGGCCCGATGCCGACCCCGACGCTGCAGGCGATCATCGCGGCGGCCGAGGCGCGGGTGCTGCTGGCCGAGGACGACGCCGCGGCGGCGCTCGATGCGGCGCGCGCCGCCGTCGACGCCTGGCGAGCGACCGGCGCGACGTACGAGCTGGCGCGAAGCCGCGTGGTGGCGGGACGAGCGCTGGCGGCGCTCGGCGATCGCGATGCGGCGGAGGCCGAGTTCCGCGGCGCCCGCGAGGTGTTCCGTGCGCTCGGCGCCGACCCCGCGCTCGCGGAGCTCGCCGGGCTGACTGGGGATCGCCCGTCCGGCGCGCTCACCGCACGCGAGGTCGAGGTGCTCCGCCTGGTCTCGACGGGCCTCACGAACCGCGCGATCGGCGAGCGGCTCTCGCTGAGCGAGAAGACCGTCGCCCGTCACCTCTCCAACATCTTCGGCAAGCTCGGCCTCTCGTCGCGCGCCGGCGCGACCGCCTACGCGTACGAGAACGGGCTCGTCTGA
- a CDS encoding acylphosphatase, with amino-acid sequence MRVIVHGGVQGVGFRYSAQLEADRLGVAGWVRNRADGTVEAEVEGDAASVQAMLDWLAQGPRGAVVQGTDVTEVEPTGDRGFRIGF; translated from the coding sequence ATGCGGGTGATCGTGCACGGCGGGGTCCAGGGCGTGGGCTTCCGCTACTCCGCGCAGCTCGAAGCCGACCGGCTCGGCGTCGCCGGCTGGGTGCGGAACCGCGCCGACGGCACGGTCGAGGCCGAGGTGGAGGGCGACGCGGCATCCGTGCAGGCGATGCTCGACTGGCTCGCGCAGGGGCCGCGGGGCGCCGTCGTGCAGGGCACCGACGTCACCGAGGTCGAGCCCACCGGCGACCGCGGGTTCCGTATCGGCTTCTGA
- a CDS encoding SPW repeat domain-containing protein produces MKKWTRWEDWVAIAAGLAVALSTLFVPPMGASVAIMVTLGALLIVSGLVNLAMPGLVAMEYVQGALGVLLIISPWIGGYADPMTFGAAWMSWIGGAVVVIVAALAIRPSMRAHQDAITH; encoded by the coding sequence ATGAAGAAGTGGACGCGATGGGAGGACTGGGTGGCCATCGCCGCCGGTCTCGCCGTGGCACTGTCGACCTTGTTCGTGCCGCCGATGGGCGCATCGGTCGCGATCATGGTGACGCTCGGCGCGCTGCTCATCGTCTCGGGGCTCGTCAACCTTGCGATGCCGGGCCTCGTCGCGATGGAGTACGTGCAGGGCGCCCTCGGCGTGCTGCTCATCATCTCGCCGTGGATCGGCGGCTACGCCGATCCGATGACCTTCGGTGCGGCGTGGATGTCCTGGATCGGCGGAGCGGTCGTCGTGATCGTCGCCGCGCTCGCCATCCGGCCCAGCATGCGGGCCCACCAGGACGCGATCACCCACTGA
- the rplA gene encoding 50S ribosomal protein L1, which produces MAQKSKAYRAAAEKIEAGKYYTPTDAVALAKETGSAKFDSTVEVALKLGVDPRKADQMVRGTVILPHGTGKTARVIVFATGPAAEAAIAAGADEVGGAELIEKVAGGYTAFDAAVATPELMGQVGRLGKVLGPRGLMPNPKTGTVTPNPAKAVEDIKGGKIEFRVDKHANVHFVVGKASFSHDQLNDNLKAALEEVVRLKPSSAKGRYIQKGAVSTTFGPGIPLDVNAI; this is translated from the coding sequence ATGGCACAGAAGTCCAAGGCCTACCGGGCCGCGGCCGAGAAGATCGAGGCCGGCAAGTACTACACCCCGACCGACGCCGTCGCCCTGGCGAAGGAGACCGGTTCGGCGAAGTTCGACTCGACCGTCGAGGTCGCGCTGAAGCTCGGCGTCGACCCCCGCAAGGCCGACCAGATGGTGCGCGGCACCGTCATCCTCCCGCACGGCACCGGCAAGACCGCTCGCGTCATCGTGTTCGCGACCGGCCCCGCCGCCGAGGCTGCGATCGCGGCCGGCGCCGACGAGGTCGGCGGCGCCGAGCTCATCGAGAAGGTCGCCGGCGGCTACACCGCGTTCGACGCGGCCGTCGCCACTCCCGAGCTCATGGGTCAGGTCGGCCGTCTCGGCAAGGTCCTCGGTCCGCGCGGCCTCATGCCGAACCCCAAGACCGGCACCGTGACCCCGAACCCGGCCAAGGCCGTCGAGGACATCAAGGGCGGCAAGATCGAGTTCCGCGTCGACAAGCACGCCAACGTGCACTTCGTCGTCGGCAAGGCCTCGTTCTCGCACGACCAGCTCAACGACAACCTCAAGGCCGCCCTCGAGGAGGTCGTGCGCCTCAAGCCGTCGAGCGCCAAGGGCCGCTACATCCAGAAGGGCGCCGTGTCGACGACCTTCGGCCCCGGCATCCCGCTGGACGTCAACGCGATCTGA
- the rplK gene encoding 50S ribosomal protein L11 gives MAPKKKVTGLIKLQINAGAANPAPPIGPALGQHGVNIMEFCKAYNAATESQRGNVIPVEITVYEDRSFTFILKTPPAAELIKKAAGVPKGSGVPHTTKVGKLTQDQVRAIAEQKMVDLNANDLDAASKIIAGTARSMGITVE, from the coding sequence ATGGCACCGAAGAAGAAGGTCACTGGTCTGATCAAGCTTCAGATCAACGCCGGCGCCGCCAACCCGGCCCCGCCCATCGGCCCGGCCCTGGGTCAGCACGGCGTGAACATCATGGAGTTCTGCAAGGCCTACAACGCGGCCACCGAGTCGCAGCGCGGCAACGTGATCCCCGTCGAGATCACGGTCTACGAGGACCGCTCGTTCACCTTCATCCTGAAGACCCCGCCCGCCGCCGAGCTCATCAAGAAGGCCGCCGGCGTGCCCAAGGGCTCTGGCGTCCCGCACACCACCAAGGTGGGCAAGCTCACGCAGGACCAGGTCCGCGCGATCGCCGAGCAGAAGATGGTCGACCTCAACGCGAACGACCTCGACGCCGCCTCGAAGATCATCGCCGGCACCGCCCGCTCGATGGGCATCACGGTCGAGTAA
- the nusG gene encoding transcription termination/antitermination protein NusG: protein MARIEREDVDWATAAEQSSEDDEVQEGSPNEHDEESVEAAEHRAVHIVDDEGNDIDLDAVLDAMAEAADPEADAVVDDALEIDSEDEVLAAAEATAEEAEETHDPYEEFRAELRFLPGKWYVIHSYAGFERRVKANIEQRRESMAMADYIFQVEVPMEDVVEIKNGQRKMVTRVRIPGYVLVRMDLNEESWSVIRHTPGVTGFVGNAHNPTPLRFEEAFGMLKSLVEIKDVAPARGAKAGAAAGAARAIPAEVDFEIGETITIKDGSFAGLPGTISEIKPESGKLTVLVSLFERETPVELSFDQVTKL from the coding sequence GTGGCAAGGATCGAGCGCGAAGACGTCGACTGGGCGACGGCTGCCGAGCAGTCGTCTGAGGACGACGAAGTGCAGGAGGGCTCGCCCAACGAGCACGACGAGGAGTCGGTCGAGGCGGCCGAGCACCGCGCCGTGCACATCGTCGACGACGAGGGCAACGACATCGACCTCGACGCCGTGCTCGACGCCATGGCCGAGGCCGCCGATCCCGAGGCCGATGCGGTCGTCGACGACGCACTCGAGATCGACTCGGAGGACGAGGTCCTCGCGGCCGCCGAGGCGACCGCCGAGGAGGCCGAGGAGACCCACGACCCCTACGAGGAGTTCCGCGCCGAACTGCGCTTCCTCCCGGGCAAGTGGTACGTCATCCACTCCTACGCGGGCTTCGAGCGCCGCGTGAAGGCGAACATCGAGCAGCGCCGCGAGTCGATGGCGATGGCCGACTACATCTTCCAGGTCGAGGTGCCGATGGAGGACGTGGTCGAGATCAAGAACGGCCAGCGCAAGATGGTCACCCGCGTGCGCATCCCCGGCTACGTGCTCGTGCGCATGGACCTCAACGAGGAGAGCTGGTCGGTCATCCGCCACACTCCCGGTGTCACCGGCTTCGTCGGCAACGCGCACAACCCCACGCCCCTCCGCTTCGAGGAGGCCTTCGGCATGCTGAAGAGCCTCGTCGAGATCAAGGACGTCGCCCCCGCCCGCGGCGCGAAGGCCGGTGCCGCCGCAGGCGCCGCCCGCGCCATCCCGGCCGAGGTCGACTTCGAGATCGGCGAGACCATCACGATCAAGGACGGCTCGTTCGCGGGCCTGCCCGGCACGATCAGCGAGATCAAGCCCGAGAGCGGCAAGCTCACGGTGCTCGTCTCCCTCTTCGAGCGCGAGACCCCGGTCGAGCTCAGCTTCGACCAGGTCACCAAGCTTTGA
- the secE gene encoding preprotein translocase subunit SecE has translation MARKIIDEPSEDVVANAKRERAARRNPFARIALFIRQVFGELRKVVTPTRRELFSFTAVVLVFVIIMMALVWGLDQVFGWLVLWVFGTPAA, from the coding sequence GTGGCACGGAAGATCATCGACGAGCCCAGCGAGGATGTCGTCGCCAACGCGAAGCGCGAACGCGCGGCGCGGCGCAACCCCTTCGCACGGATCGCGCTGTTCATCCGGCAGGTCTTCGGCGAACTGCGCAAGGTCGTCACCCCCACGCGTCGCGAGCTGTTCAGCTTCACCGCCGTCGTGCTCGTGTTCGTCATCATCATGATGGCGCTCGTGTGGGGCCTCGACCAGGTCTTCGGCTGGCTCGTCCTCTGGGTCTTCGGTACTCCCGCGGCCTAG